Proteins encoded together in one Thalassotalea crassostreae window:
- a CDS encoding TonB-dependent receptor — protein sequence MKVNNLFSLTLTALSISCALNTANAAEAESNIANDKAIDSENIEVIQIEGIRGSLEDALNKKRAADQVMDSISAEDVGKFPDENIAEALQRIAGVSISRDAAGEGEAVSIRGMGPEMNLVTLNGQGLAGTGEVSETGQGFSFGMLSSDMISSLEVWKSPLASQDAGGVGGTVNIRTRQPLEYGKTRIQLGGGVGHQEIGDNESYKANFRMLTQYFDNTLGLSVGIDASDSPSENHSAGATKWATPRSNNATFTPAEGVEPIDDRLWSVQNYNIGTRAANREKLSADVTVQWRPNDEINFTLGGLVAQQNDDDISKSLRLGWTHKNHTSTGLYDDKGFIFAKSILDYGGQSDIDSQTWMRDTEREIESFNSTLEWLITEDLTLSLAAGTSKGHKDIVVTFDTFEGSVDNASYLYNGGMPYIRLGDDNTLPMDSEIQLTGMTHRVEYSEDESNFYQFDVDYITDFSLLPKVSLGAKKKEESTLQTYALGKLKGDLGTMEDHYGSSMSGHSYHRGSGLEHWSIADQNSIQSRNIPYTEIPLELETTIAFDENGEIIVTKQKDKRNDNRNWDVQTDITAAYIQSEIEADIVLPMRGNIGVRYEKTELTGHSITELSDGSYEPATDHHDYDDLLPSLNLVAELSEEVLLRFSSAEVISRPKSRFTSPARKIKRNAMEGTPGDASSGNIELKPFRALQFDVGVEWYFEEGALLSATWFKKDVDNYISKEVVFEGEDTVEEDDDYYVEKYVDGGEGNIEGIEITYQQAFTFLPGFLANTGGSFNYTYTDSETESLDLQFDTPLPMEGLSENTVNATLYYEVKNFSARIAYTYRDEFLFSGTNSSGNSIWLDASTYVDVQFNYKLNKSVSFGLTLNNLTSQETEKYVYSTARPVATVDNGRRAMFKVNAKF from the coding sequence ATGAAAGTAAATAATCTATTTAGCCTTACTTTGACCGCACTATCTATTAGCTGCGCTCTCAATACTGCAAATGCAGCAGAGGCTGAATCAAATATTGCTAACGATAAAGCTATAGACTCCGAAAACATTGAAGTAATCCAGATTGAGGGGATTAGAGGTAGTCTTGAAGATGCGCTTAATAAAAAGCGTGCAGCAGATCAAGTTATGGATTCTATTTCTGCCGAAGATGTAGGTAAATTCCCCGATGAAAATATCGCAGAGGCATTACAACGCATTGCCGGTGTCAGTATTTCTCGAGATGCTGCTGGTGAAGGTGAAGCAGTAAGTATCCGTGGTATGGGTCCAGAGATGAACTTAGTTACATTGAACGGTCAAGGACTAGCTGGTACTGGCGAAGTTTCTGAAACAGGACAAGGTTTCTCATTTGGCATGCTGTCATCTGACATGATTTCGTCTCTTGAAGTTTGGAAAAGCCCTTTAGCTAGTCAAGATGCTGGTGGTGTCGGCGGTACAGTAAACATTCGTACTCGTCAACCACTTGAATACGGTAAAACACGTATTCAGTTAGGTGGTGGAGTTGGTCATCAAGAAATTGGTGATAATGAATCTTACAAAGCTAACTTCCGTATGCTGACGCAATATTTTGACAATACTTTAGGCCTAAGTGTAGGTATAGACGCATCAGACTCTCCGTCTGAAAACCATAGTGCAGGTGCAACAAAATGGGCTACCCCAAGATCAAATAATGCAACTTTTACTCCAGCTGAGGGCGTTGAACCGATTGATGATCGATTATGGTCAGTACAAAACTATAATATCGGTACACGAGCAGCGAACCGTGAAAAATTAAGTGCTGATGTTACAGTACAGTGGCGACCAAATGATGAGATAAACTTCACTTTAGGTGGATTAGTGGCACAGCAGAACGATGATGATATCTCTAAATCTTTGCGCTTAGGTTGGACTCATAAAAATCACACATCAACTGGATTATATGATGATAAAGGCTTTATTTTCGCAAAATCCATTTTGGATTATGGCGGACAATCTGACATCGATTCTCAAACTTGGATGCGTGATACAGAAAGAGAGATAGAAAGTTTCAACTCTACTTTAGAATGGTTAATCACTGAAGACTTAACGCTTAGTTTAGCCGCAGGAACAAGTAAAGGCCATAAAGATATAGTCGTTACCTTTGATACCTTTGAAGGTAGCGTAGACAACGCAAGTTACTTATACAATGGTGGTATGCCATACATTAGATTAGGTGACGATAATACTTTGCCTATGGATTCAGAAATTCAGTTAACGGGTATGACCCATCGAGTTGAATATTCAGAAGACGAAAGTAACTTCTATCAATTTGATGTCGACTACATCACTGACTTTAGTTTATTACCTAAAGTTAGCCTTGGAGCAAAGAAGAAAGAAGAGTCGACTTTACAAACTTATGCTTTAGGTAAGTTAAAAGGTGATTTAGGTACAATGGAAGATCATTATGGCTCAAGCATGTCAGGTCACTCTTACCATAGAGGTTCGGGATTAGAACATTGGTCTATAGCAGATCAAAATTCGATTCAAAGTAGAAATATCCCATATACTGAAATCCCTTTAGAATTAGAAACAACTATTGCTTTCGATGAAAACGGTGAAATCATCGTTACTAAGCAGAAAGACAAAAGAAACGACAACCGAAACTGGGATGTTCAAACTGATATAACTGCCGCTTATATACAGTCGGAAATCGAAGCGGACATTGTACTTCCAATGCGCGGTAACATTGGTGTTCGTTACGAAAAAACTGAATTAACAGGACATTCGATAACAGAGTTAAGTGATGGTAGTTATGAGCCAGCTACCGACCACCATGACTACGATGACTTATTACCGTCACTTAATTTAGTAGCCGAGCTTTCAGAAGAAGTTCTATTGCGCTTTAGTTCTGCGGAAGTAATCTCGCGACCTAAATCTCGATTCACATCGCCAGCTAGGAAAATCAAACGAAATGCTATGGAAGGAACCCCAGGTGATGCTTCTAGTGGTAATATTGAGTTAAAGCCTTTTAGAGCATTACAATTTGATGTTGGCGTTGAATGGTATTTTGAAGAAGGAGCTCTATTAAGTGCAACTTGGTTTAAGAAAGATGTAGACAATTACATAAGCAAAGAAGTTGTATTCGAAGGTGAAGACACGGTCGAAGAAGATGATGATTATTATGTAGAAAAATACGTTGATGGCGGTGAAGGTAATATTGAAGGTATTGAGATCACATATCAACAAGCATTTACTTTCTTACCAGGATTTTTAGCAAACACTGGTGGTTCATTTAACTATACTTATACTGATTCAGAAACAGAGTCATTAGATTTACAGTTTGACACTCCTTTACCTATGGAAGGTTTATCAGAAAACACTGTAAACGCTACCTTATATTATGAAGTGAAAAACTTTTCGGCACGTATTGCCTACACCTATCGTGATGAATTCTTATTCTCAGGAACTAACAGCTCAGGTAATTCGATTTGGCTAGACGCATCAACCTATGTTGATGTACAGTTTAATTATAAGCTAAATAAGAGTGTTAGTTTTGGTTTGACACTTAACAACTTAACTTCCCAAGAAACCGAGAAATATGTTTACAGCACTGCCCGTCCTGTCGCTACAGTCGATAACGGTCGTAGAGCAATGTTCAAGGTAAATGCTAAATTTTAA
- a CDS encoding immunoglobulin-like domain-containing protein: protein MGISKKVILTTAVQQALTGKSLRTLLVAGTLSMSSAAFAVDTDGDDVDDLFDAAPNDIELSEITINRVVNGDFESDSNEWNFSNTKNIITTLTTTDSYNSSTYVNMVLVKEGKNIQTKSSTEEGGLYATGSFTKFTLGFRAKVNVLNEQPAAALLAGEPAGIRAKIVALRADGSNGTFPIYYITDTEWTTHSVTYDINDVNAEVTAEWNEKSVNGTAPDPDYPHRNKVLEEVLYNPETLAFKVVIQGQAIGDDVSIDDVVAYTDIDKQSMLVPPNGDEDGLIDISDPHPTQAYFAELEDNLAKDFDGDGVANFEVNDKGILINHDALPYNPDEHIDSNNNGWGDGQETLSHILVDRIEIGQFGDFSVNNDVAKIGDSSTTINTGDGSSYSNAFVGTITENIYMGFWAKIPSGTDTSAFTVKDGKSNMLELKLKAGDENAPISSIGIPADALTSTNIVNEWTYFEVEKTLTPENIALLDQTKLKFQIVNQASGGHIDIDVDGFVIYNNTKDELADVIASFVTDSDDDGIEDYSDKDDDNDGLLDGEDVNVTNDFGDFSAPDIDQDGYADTDDLNDNGILDFFEVPEQTEIPLVILNGAKNIVLFQNATYEELGAVVTDDIDTGLTATITYTLNEESVPGIDSSTIGDVFTITYSATDSDNHTGTATRTVTIIATPPNEMTITGLNDIKVEATSNLTTVELVPTVEHSEVSATTVSIANDAPAGFPVGTTIVTWTIEDSEGNVEEVTQSVTVKDTTAPKFMADTQLNFEIVDGNSTYTPAALVASDLVDGNITATTDFDGSNLVAGTYSIEWSAEDSAGNSSKFTQTLLVTVDGESEPDSRGGSLYFGLFMLLCGSISRRLFSKK from the coding sequence ATGGGCATTAGCAAAAAAGTAATACTTACAACTGCAGTACAACAAGCACTTACTGGAAAATCGTTGAGAACTCTATTAGTAGCGGGAACTCTATCAATGAGTTCTGCAGCGTTTGCTGTCGATACTGACGGTGACGATGTTGATGATTTGTTTGATGCTGCTCCCAATGACATTGAATTGTCGGAAATTACAATCAACCGCGTGGTTAACGGTGATTTTGAAAGCGATTCAAATGAATGGAACTTTTCAAATACAAAAAATATTATAACAACTTTAACTACAACTGATAGCTATAACAGCTCAACATATGTAAATATGGTTTTAGTAAAAGAAGGTAAAAATATCCAAACTAAATCGTCAACAGAGGAAGGTGGTTTATATGCTACCGGCTCTTTCACTAAATTCACTTTAGGTTTTCGAGCAAAAGTAAATGTATTAAATGAGCAGCCTGCTGCTGCATTATTAGCAGGTGAGCCTGCAGGTATCAGAGCGAAAATTGTTGCATTACGAGCCGATGGTTCAAATGGAACCTTCCCTATTTATTATATCACCGATACCGAGTGGACAACGCATTCCGTTACGTATGACATAAATGATGTTAACGCAGAGGTAACCGCAGAGTGGAATGAAAAAAGCGTTAATGGTACAGCGCCAGATCCTGATTACCCACATAGAAACAAAGTATTAGAAGAAGTACTGTACAACCCTGAAACATTGGCATTTAAAGTAGTTATTCAAGGTCAAGCCATAGGTGATGATGTCAGCATCGATGATGTGGTTGCGTATACAGATATAGACAAACAATCAATGTTAGTACCGCCGAATGGGGACGAAGACGGCTTAATTGATATCTCTGATCCACATCCAACACAAGCTTATTTTGCTGAGTTAGAAGATAACTTAGCAAAAGATTTTGATGGTGATGGTGTTGCTAATTTTGAAGTTAATGATAAAGGTATTCTAATTAATCATGATGCCTTGCCTTACAATCCAGATGAACATATAGATAGTAATAATAACGGTTGGGGCGATGGACAAGAGACTCTTTCTCATATTTTGGTTGATAGGATTGAGATAGGTCAATTTGGTGATTTTTCAGTTAATAATGACGTTGCCAAAATTGGTGATAGTTCGACGACGATTAATACCGGTGATGGTTCAAGTTATTCAAATGCTTTTGTTGGCACCATAACTGAAAATATTTATATGGGCTTTTGGGCTAAAATACCTTCAGGTACAGATACAAGTGCTTTTACAGTGAAAGACGGTAAGTCAAACATGCTCGAATTAAAACTTAAAGCAGGTGATGAAAATGCCCCTATTTCGTCTATTGGAATTCCTGCCGATGCGTTAACTTCAACAAATATTGTAAATGAATGGACATATTTTGAAGTTGAAAAAACACTTACTCCAGAAAATATTGCTTTATTAGACCAAACGAAATTAAAGTTTCAAATAGTAAACCAAGCATCTGGTGGTCATATAGATATCGATGTTGATGGTTTTGTTATTTATAATAATACAAAGGATGAGTTGGCTGATGTTATCGCTTCATTTGTAACTGATAGCGATGATGATGGTATTGAAGACTATTCAGATAAAGATGATGATAACGACGGCTTACTTGACGGTGAAGATGTAAACGTAACGAATGATTTTGGTGATTTTAGCGCACCGGATATTGATCAAGATGGCTACGCAGATACTGACGATTTAAATGACAACGGTATTTTGGATTTCTTTGAAGTGCCAGAGCAAACTGAAATTCCACTTGTTATCCTAAACGGCGCTAAGAATATTGTTTTGTTTCAAAATGCAACATATGAAGAACTTGGTGCAGTAGTTACAGATGATATCGATACAGGTCTTACGGCTACCATTACTTATACACTAAATGAAGAATCAGTGCCGGGTATAGATTCTTCAACGATAGGGGATGTTTTCACAATTACCTACAGTGCAACAGATTCTGATAACCATACAGGTACAGCAACACGTACAGTGACGATTATCGCTACGCCACCTAATGAAATGACCATTACAGGTCTAAATGACATTAAAGTAGAGGCTACTAGCAATCTAACCACTGTTGAACTTGTGCCAACTGTAGAGCATTCAGAAGTGAGCGCAACAACGGTCTCAATTGCTAATGATGCTCCGGCTGGATTTCCGGTTGGAACTACTATTGTTACCTGGACAATAGAAGACTCAGAAGGCAACGTAGAAGAAGTAACGCAATCTGTAACAGTGAAAGATACAACTGCACCTAAGTTTATGGCGGACACGCAATTAAACTTTGAGATTGTCGATGGCAATTCTACGTACACACCAGCAGCTCTAGTTGCTAGCGATCTTGTTGATGGTAACATTACTGCAACAACTGACTTTGACGGCTCAAATCTAGTGGCTGGAACTTATTCTATCGAGTGGAGTGCAGAAGATAGCGCAGGAAACTCAAGTAAGTTTACGCAAACATTACTAGTTACTGTCGATGGTGAATCTGAACCTGATAGTCGCGGTGGTAGCTTGTATTTCGGTTTGTTTATGCTGTTGTGCGGGTCGATTAGCCGCAGATTGTTTAGTAAAAAGTAA
- a CDS encoding arylsulfatase, translated as MKFIFFIVLTSVSMFSYAGNLKPNVVIVITDDQGYGDLGFTGNENIFTPNLDEFAEQSTLLTNYHVDPTCAPTRAALMTGRYSGRVGVWHTIMGRNMLREREVTMADVFQNSGYNTGLFGKWHLGDAYPYRPQDRGFSTVVMHGGGGIPQTPDFWGNDYFDDTYLTVKPNVKGFENGAYQQYKGYVTDVFFDEALTFMRESKQQNKPFFTYISTNAPHSPKRAPKEYSALYESLNNKDLANFYGMITNIDDNFKRLRTFLEKEGLDKNTILIFTTDNGSAGGSRYYNAGLRGGKNSNSDGGHRVPFLINWPNGKIAKGEVDQLTAHLDILPTFIDLLSLSAPKNMLKADGTTIKGLLYGDKESLRDRTLLVESQRVFTPEKWRNSVLMTEQWRLLNGEALYDIKKDRAQKKDLSKQYPEVVNNLNQQYDAIWQDLKKEHHITSAIKIGSKQQNPVTLTSHDLLRSPNYAQQGIVWKMNRKGSWQIEVVAKGEYQFSIRRWPAEFDKAITDSHLNGAVYKSKQAYFQMGDHKLTQSFEDNAKEVTFNATLNPGVYQLDAGFIVEKGKESSANYVYVLNKDIYESPLTDWQSREGLGLPKALASEEFPLVKKAKKKRKKKPNKNK; from the coding sequence ATGAAATTTATATTTTTTATTGTTTTGACAAGTGTATCTATGTTTAGTTATGCAGGTAATTTGAAACCGAATGTAGTCATCGTTATTACCGATGATCAAGGATACGGAGATTTAGGCTTTACTGGTAATGAAAATATTTTCACTCCCAATCTTGACGAGTTTGCCGAGCAAAGTACATTACTAACTAACTACCATGTAGATCCTACTTGTGCACCTACCCGTGCAGCTTTAATGACGGGGCGATACTCAGGGCGTGTAGGTGTTTGGCATACTATTATGGGTCGCAACATGTTACGTGAACGTGAAGTAACAATGGCTGATGTCTTTCAAAATAGTGGATATAATACCGGACTATTCGGGAAATGGCATTTAGGTGATGCGTATCCGTATCGCCCACAAGATAGAGGATTCTCTACTGTTGTGATGCACGGTGGTGGTGGTATACCACAAACTCCTGATTTCTGGGGTAACGACTACTTTGATGATACCTATTTAACCGTAAAACCAAATGTGAAAGGTTTTGAAAATGGTGCCTACCAACAATATAAAGGTTATGTAACCGATGTTTTCTTTGACGAAGCATTGACTTTTATGCGTGAAAGTAAACAGCAAAATAAACCGTTCTTTACCTATATTTCAACTAATGCTCCGCACTCGCCTAAACGTGCGCCGAAAGAGTACAGTGCACTTTATGAAAGCTTAAATAATAAAGATCTAGCTAACTTTTACGGCATGATCACCAATATAGATGATAATTTTAAGCGTTTGCGCACCTTTTTAGAAAAAGAAGGGTTAGATAAAAACACTATCTTAATTTTTACTACAGATAATGGTTCTGCAGGCGGTTCGAGATATTATAATGCCGGCCTAAGAGGCGGTAAAAACTCTAATTCTGACGGTGGTCACCGTGTTCCATTTTTGATCAATTGGCCTAATGGCAAAATTGCTAAAGGTGAGGTTGACCAGTTAACCGCGCACCTAGACATCTTGCCAACCTTTATTGATTTACTTTCATTATCGGCCCCTAAAAACATGCTTAAGGCCGATGGTACAACAATTAAGGGATTATTATATGGTGATAAAGAATCATTAAGAGATCGAACTTTATTAGTTGAAAGCCAGCGTGTTTTTACTCCTGAAAAATGGCGTAATAGTGTGTTGATGACAGAACAATGGCGATTACTCAATGGCGAAGCGCTTTACGATATCAAGAAAGATCGTGCCCAGAAAAAAGATCTAAGTAAGCAATATCCTGAAGTGGTTAATAATCTTAATCAACAATACGATGCGATCTGGCAAGATCTGAAAAAAGAGCACCATATTACGTCGGCAATTAAGATTGGCTCTAAGCAACAAAATCCAGTGACATTAACATCGCATGACCTATTAAGGTCTCCTAACTATGCCCAACAAGGTATTGTTTGGAAAATGAATAGAAAAGGCTCATGGCAAATTGAAGTAGTTGCGAAAGGTGAATATCAGTTTTCGATAAGACGTTGGCCTGCTGAATTTGACAAAGCAATTACTGATAGCCACTTAAATGGTGCGGTCTATAAAAGTAAGCAAGCATATTTTCAAATGGGTGATCATAAATTAACACAGTCATTCGAAGATAATGCTAAAGAAGTAACGTTCAATGCAACTCTTAACCCTGGTGTTTATCAATTAGATGCCGGTTTTATTGTCGAAAAAGGCAAAGAGTCATCGGCTAATTACGTTTACGTATTAAATAAAGATATCTATGAATCACCGTTAACTGATTGGCAAAGCCGTGAAGGTCTAGGTTTGCCAAAAGCATTGGCTAGTGAAGAGTTTCCTTTAGTTAAAAAAGCAAAGAAAAAGAGAAAGAAAAAGCCTAACAAAAATAAATAA
- a CDS encoding sulfatase, producing the protein MNRLTSIRHAVQVVLLLSIGSFNAHAEKVSQQANVLFILADDVGSQTLSRDGNPFFETPHIDALASSGMYFKKGYSNYPTCKPSRAAILSGQYGPRNHIYRVSEKHIGNEEKIKYHVPFDTRNLAVSTISIADKFKEAGYQTAMFGKWHLGANDTSPENHGFDVVIESNNTHFNAKTVPSIELKDDDYIGDVFTKHAINFIDDSVKNNKPFFLFLPYYLIHKPWEAKPDDLAYFEKKGGDSYNQTDKTVAAMAKSLDDNVGRLIQALKARGIDENTLIVFTSDNGGYKMNNNLLNGELRESKGQLYEGGIRVPYIFNWPGKIPALENTKQAVMGIDIFPTLMGLTGIDVAKEHVLDGISISPVLTGQKEKMAARDMFWFYPKWARFNKKQKKWKDEWRNMIISQGYKLIEYIDSNEYELYNLVDDENETTDLIKEMPEKAEQLKKKLAQWKISVDAPTPIINPNYIY; encoded by the coding sequence ATGAATCGCTTAACTTCAATTCGACATGCTGTACAAGTAGTTTTATTACTATCTATAGGCAGCTTTAATGCACATGCTGAAAAAGTATCGCAGCAAGCCAACGTACTTTTTATTTTAGCCGATGATGTCGGTAGTCAAACTTTATCGCGAGATGGTAATCCTTTCTTTGAAACTCCACATATTGACGCGTTAGCGAGTTCGGGGATGTACTTCAAAAAGGGGTACTCGAATTACCCTACGTGCAAACCCTCAAGAGCGGCAATATTATCTGGTCAATATGGGCCAAGAAATCATATTTATCGTGTTTCAGAAAAGCATATTGGTAATGAAGAAAAAATTAAGTATCACGTGCCATTTGATACTCGGAACTTAGCGGTATCAACGATTAGTATTGCTGATAAATTTAAAGAAGCGGGCTATCAAACGGCGATGTTTGGCAAGTGGCATTTAGGGGCTAATGATACCAGCCCTGAAAACCATGGTTTTGACGTTGTCATTGAAAGTAATAATACGCACTTTAATGCTAAAACTGTACCTAGTATTGAATTAAAAGACGATGACTATATTGGTGATGTCTTTACCAAGCATGCCATAAATTTTATTGATGACTCAGTAAAAAATAACAAACCTTTTTTCTTATTTCTTCCTTATTACTTAATCCACAAACCTTGGGAGGCTAAACCAGATGATTTAGCTTATTTTGAAAAAAAGGGTGGCGATAGCTATAACCAAACAGATAAAACCGTTGCTGCAATGGCTAAAAGTCTTGATGACAACGTAGGTAGGCTAATACAAGCGCTTAAAGCCAGAGGAATCGATGAAAACACGCTAATTGTTTTTACCTCTGATAATGGCGGATACAAAATGAATAATAATTTACTAAATGGTGAATTAAGAGAGTCGAAAGGGCAGTTATATGAAGGAGGAATACGGGTACCTTACATCTTTAATTGGCCAGGAAAAATCCCCGCTCTAGAGAACACCAAGCAAGCAGTTATGGGAATTGATATTTTTCCGACATTGATGGGGCTTACAGGTATTGATGTAGCAAAAGAACATGTTCTAGACGGCATTAGTATTTCGCCAGTTTTAACCGGTCAAAAAGAGAAAATGGCTGCCAGAGATATGTTTTGGTTTTACCCTAAATGGGCTCGATTTAATAAGAAACAAAAAAAATGGAAAGATGAATGGCGCAATATGATCATTTCTCAAGGTTATAAATTGATTGAATATATAGATAGCAACGAGTATGAGCTTTACAACTTAGTTGATGATGAAAATGAAACGACAGACTTGATTAAAGAAATGCCTGAAAAAGCGGAGCAGCTTAAAAAGAAATTAGCTCAATGGAAAATTAGTGTGGATGCACCAACGCCAATTATTAATCCGAATTATATATATTAG
- a CDS encoding sulfatase family protein yields the protein MKSSIIKTSALLASLLATTVFTNALASQTSKKPNIIFILADDMGYGEVQALNPTRGKIPTPNLNQMAQQGMVFTDAHTTSSVCTPSRYSLLTGRYNWRTKLQNGVVKGNDEPLISEDRMTVASMLQTNGYTTSIIGKWHLNYNYEGDFTPQKTNKKNELFLPSIAPVGTIIPDGPITRGFDSFYGFHHAREMSSLVIDNKIVEEIQTSEMLPRITDRATSFIKEQAKSDKPFFLYFALNSPHTPIVPSKEWIGKSGMGDYGDFVMQTDASIGAVMASLKDNGILDNTLVIFSTDNGTSPKADIKGLIKQGHFPSADLRGAKADIWEGGHRVPFIVSWPKGGISPGSISAQTITLADFIRTVADIIDVDIPKNQAEDSFSFLPAFAKQPIENARQGIIHHSIHGRFAIRSGDWKLILAPSSGGWSRPHDDDAEAQALPKVQLYNMKEDLGEDNNLQAKYPEKVKQLTELLVAYVNRGRTTEGEKLLNDTEVDVFKVALNKLSKKSKKSKNKDKKSKKDKKSKKDKNKNKKSKQDNK from the coding sequence ATGAAATCTTCAATTATTAAAACTAGCGCTTTACTTGCTTCTTTATTAGCAACTACTGTCTTTACTAACGCGTTAGCTTCTCAAACAAGTAAAAAGCCTAATATTATTTTCATTCTTGCCGACGATATGGGCTACGGTGAAGTACAAGCTTTAAACCCGACACGCGGTAAAATTCCTACACCAAACTTGAATCAAATGGCACAACAAGGAATGGTGTTTACTGACGCCCATACAACGTCATCGGTTTGTACACCTTCAAGGTATTCACTTTTAACAGGTCGTTATAACTGGCGAACAAAGTTACAAAACGGTGTGGTTAAAGGTAATGATGAACCTTTGATCAGTGAAGACAGAATGACTGTCGCATCAATGCTTCAAACCAATGGTTATACTACAAGTATCATTGGTAAATGGCATTTAAACTACAACTATGAAGGTGACTTTACTCCGCAAAAGACAAACAAGAAGAATGAGCTTTTTTTGCCATCGATAGCTCCGGTTGGGACGATAATACCTGATGGCCCTATAACTCGCGGTTTTGATAGTTTTTATGGCTTCCATCATGCAAGGGAAATGAGTTCGTTGGTCATTGACAACAAAATTGTGGAAGAAATTCAAACCAGCGAGATGTTACCAAGAATAACCGATAGAGCGACCTCGTTTATCAAAGAACAAGCTAAATCGGACAAGCCGTTTTTTTTGTATTTTGCTTTAAACTCACCGCATACACCAATTGTGCCAAGTAAAGAATGGATTGGTAAAAGTGGTATGGGAGATTATGGTGATTTTGTTATGCAAACGGATGCAAGTATTGGCGCGGTGATGGCGAGCTTGAAAGATAACGGTATTCTAGATAACACTTTAGTTATTTTTAGTACTGACAACGGTACCTCGCCTAAAGCAGATATTAAAGGCTTGATTAAGCAGGGGCATTTTCCAAGTGCAGACTTAAGAGGGGCAAAGGCAGATATCTGGGAAGGTGGGCATCGCGTACCTTTCATTGTAAGTTGGCCCAAAGGTGGTATTTCACCTGGAAGTATCTCCGCTCAAACTATTACGCTTGCTGACTTTATTCGCACTGTAGCCGATATTATTGACGTAGATATACCTAAAAACCAAGCAGAAGATAGTTTTAGCTTTTTGCCTGCGTTTGCCAAACAGCCAATTGAAAACGCTAGACAGGGTATTATTCATCATTCTATTCATGGTCGTTTTGCTATTCGAAGTGGCGATTGGAAATTGATTTTAGCACCTTCTTCAGGCGGGTGGTCACGCCCTCATGATGACGATGCGGAGGCTCAAGCTTTGCCAAAAGTTCAGTTATATAATATGAAAGAAGATCTTGGCGAAGATAATAATTTACAGGCAAAGTACCCTGAGAAAGTAAAGCAATTAACAGAACTATTGGTAGCCTATGTGAATCGTGGCAGAACGACTGAAGGTGAAAAGTTATTGAACGACACCGAAGTCGATGTTTTCAAAGTTGCTCTGAACAAGTTGTCTAAGAAAAGCAAAAAAAGTAAGAATAAAGATAAAAAGTCCAAAAAAGATAAAAAATCTAAAAAAGACAAAAATAAGAACAAAAAGTCTAAGCAAGATAACAAATAA